From one Gallionella capsiferriformans ES-2 genomic stretch:
- a CDS encoding TniQ family protein — protein MLIRPSPYPEELDRGYLGRVMRENGKATEKDAVTLMGIWAGVADKTRREVSCLELLSKVAGSELSMFVKQHTTLPFRRGITSYHPDLPHGGEQQRSMLWTTGMQLARTGAYFCAECVHEDQGFHGQSYWRREHQIPGMLWCSKHATPLKYTKHESAFLLSPAAQFPHCVTVDEKWVKQAFNNKAIQRYNEICCNLLDTRKPYDVKYVSEVLKEKASERGYQTHGGKVKSPLLSDDVIHAFGRKWLATVLPALADKPEGSYLSQMDGVLHLKTSASSTSVYVLALAVLYESVDMALNALESSSSVMITRTRQPSPQFTRDELLEAYIQGRGNYPIIAASLSVSTPTITFKLAAVGLPNLAKQTIFRAALAFYVDKQSVQASTEKGNISVAAMEELIRNAGCDLTRALQAMQRPVGRGTGVRRARQLTPGEASSATGPVATKFSPRLRPEQLRAQELRARAEEACLA, from the coding sequence ATGCTGATCAGACCTTCTCCCTATCCAGAAGAATTGGATCGAGGCTATCTGGGGCGCGTGATGCGGGAAAATGGAAAGGCCACTGAAAAAGATGCCGTGACATTAATGGGCATTTGGGCCGGTGTCGCCGATAAAACTCGGCGAGAAGTATCGTGCTTGGAGTTGCTCAGCAAAGTCGCGGGTAGTGAACTGTCCATGTTCGTGAAACAGCATACAACACTTCCATTTCGGCGCGGGATTACGTCATACCATCCTGATTTGCCACATGGAGGTGAGCAACAGCGCTCTATGCTGTGGACAACGGGTATGCAGTTGGCCAGAACAGGGGCATATTTTTGTGCAGAGTGTGTACATGAAGATCAGGGATTTCATGGGCAGAGCTATTGGCGGCGGGAACATCAGATACCAGGAATGCTGTGGTGTTCGAAGCATGCAACACCGCTAAAATATACCAAGCATGAGTCTGCCTTTCTGTTGTCGCCAGCTGCGCAGTTCCCGCATTGCGTAACTGTTGATGAGAAATGGGTAAAACAGGCGTTTAACAATAAGGCGATACAGCGTTACAACGAGATTTGTTGCAACCTATTGGATACGCGGAAACCCTATGACGTGAAATATGTGTCAGAAGTTTTGAAGGAGAAGGCATCTGAGCGTGGTTATCAGACACATGGTGGCAAAGTTAAATCTCCTCTTTTAAGTGATGACGTTATTCATGCTTTTGGGCGGAAATGGTTGGCCACGGTGTTGCCCGCACTTGCGGATAAGCCTGAAGGGAGCTATCTGAGCCAGATGGATGGGGTGCTGCATTTGAAGACTTCCGCATCTTCTACCAGTGTCTATGTCCTAGCCTTAGCAGTTCTATATGAATCCGTGGATATGGCCTTGAATGCGCTAGAGTCATCATCATCTGTTATGATTACAAGGACTCGTCAACCGTCACCTCAATTCACTCGTGATGAATTACTTGAGGCGTATATTCAAGGGCGGGGGAATTATCCTATCATTGCGGCAAGCTTGTCGGTCAGCACCCCGACCATTACGTTCAAGCTGGCGGCCGTCGGGCTTCCTAATCTGGCTAAACAGACGATATTCAGGGCAGCGTTAGCGTTTTATGTTGATAAGCAATCGGTACAAGCTAGTACTGAAAAGGGAAATATCAGCGTAGCGGCGATGGAAGAGTTGATCCGCAATGCCGGATGTGATTTGACTCGCGCCCTTCAAGCCATGCAGCGGCCAGTAGGGCGGGGGACGGGGGTTCGCCGTGCCAGGCAACTTACGCCGGGCGAAGCAAGTTCGGCTACGGGCCCGGTGGCCACTAAGTTCAGTCCAAGACTTCGTCCTGAACAGCTTCGGGCGCAGGAGCTTCGCGCAAGAGCCGAAGAAGCATGCCTAGCTTAG
- a CDS encoding helix-turn-helix domain-containing protein: MITPDLKSRAMRAAHTCRLHGITQAEIAEAVGASQPQVSRILKAQGLRASRLFEEVCLYVEHFEGGVTDDAVRANEELIGALKMTWDGSASHAKALSAVIRSLAVLGSPRDSMPTTPVGEGGC; encoded by the coding sequence ATGATAACTCCAGATTTAAAATCACGCGCAATGCGTGCAGCCCATACATGCCGGTTGCACGGCATCACGCAGGCAGAAATTGCTGAGGCCGTTGGTGCCAGCCAGCCTCAGGTTAGCCGCATTCTGAAAGCGCAGGGACTTCGGGCATCAAGGCTCTTTGAGGAAGTCTGTCTGTATGTGGAGCATTTTGAGGGTGGTGTGACGGATGATGCCGTTCGTGCCAATGAGGAGTTGATTGGTGCGTTGAAAATGACTTGGGATGGATCAGCCTCACATGCGAAAGCCCTGTCTGCTGTGATCAGGTCGCTTGCCGTACTGGGATCGCCGCGAGATTCAATGCCGACAACGCCGGTAGGGGAGGGCGGATGCTGA
- a CDS encoding type I restriction-modification system subunit M, producing MSISSTIKSIQDIMRKDVGVDGDAQRLSQLVWMLFLKIFDDRESEWELLQDNYQSPLPEAYRWRNWAANPEGMTGEALKQFLDNEMFPALQQLEARGGDQRAYVIRSVFEGAYNYMKSGQLIRQVVNKIQEGVDFNKAQERHLFGDMYEQLLRDLQAAGNAGEFYTPRAVTEFMVRMTNPRLGEKVMDPACGTGGFLSCSIEHIRRQDVKTVDDEAALQASIFGIEKKPMPHLLCTTNMILHGIDVPSNIRHDNTLARPLISWTPKERVDVVVTNPPFGGMEEDGIETNFPAAFRTRETADLFLVLIMQLLKAGGRAALVLPDGFLFGEGIKTRIKEKLLEECNLHTIVRLPNGVFAPYTGIKTNLLFFSKGAPTQHIWFYEHPYPAGVKSYNKTKPMKIEEFDVEAAWWGVESDGFAHRVENEQAWKVSLDDIKARNYNLDCKNPHVGEQEIHDPDVLLAQYAAMQSDIAALRNQLKTILGEALNREVQA from the coding sequence ATGAGTATTTCTTCGACTATTAAATCCATTCAAGACATCATGCGCAAAGACGTGGGTGTCGATGGCGACGCACAGCGTTTGAGCCAGCTGGTCTGGATGCTGTTTCTGAAAATCTTCGATGACCGTGAAAGCGAGTGGGAGCTGTTGCAGGACAATTACCAGTCGCCTCTGCCTGAAGCCTATCGCTGGCGCAACTGGGCGGCCAACCCTGAGGGCATGACCGGCGAGGCGCTCAAGCAGTTTTTGGATAACGAGATGTTTCCTGCCTTGCAGCAACTGGAAGCCCGTGGCGGCGATCAGCGTGCCTATGTGATTCGTTCGGTGTTTGAGGGCGCCTATAACTACATGAAGTCCGGTCAGCTGATCCGTCAGGTAGTTAACAAGATTCAGGAGGGCGTGGATTTCAACAAGGCGCAGGAGCGTCATCTGTTCGGCGATATGTACGAACAGTTGCTGCGCGACTTGCAGGCGGCGGGTAATGCAGGTGAGTTTTACACACCGCGCGCCGTCACCGAATTCATGGTGCGCATGACCAATCCGCGTTTGGGTGAAAAGGTGATGGATCCGGCCTGCGGCACTGGCGGTTTTCTGTCCTGCTCGATTGAGCATATCCGCCGTCAGGATGTGAAAACGGTGGACGATGAAGCTGCATTGCAGGCCAGCATCTTCGGTATCGAGAAGAAGCCGATGCCGCATTTGCTGTGTACCACCAACATGATCCTGCACGGCATCGATGTGCCGAGCAATATCCGCCACGACAACACACTGGCACGCCCGCTGATCAGCTGGACGCCGAAAGAGCGTGTCGATGTGGTCGTCACCAATCCGCCGTTCGGTGGCATGGAAGAGGACGGCATCGAAACCAACTTCCCGGCAGCCTTTCGTACCCGTGAAACTGCCGACCTGTTTCTGGTACTGATCATGCAGTTGCTCAAAGCCGGTGGTCGTGCAGCTCTCGTTCTGCCGGATGGTTTTCTGTTCGGCGAAGGCATCAAGACCCGCATTAAGGAAAAGCTGCTGGAAGAGTGCAATTTGCACACCATCGTGCGTCTGCCCAATGGCGTGTTCGCGCCCTACACCGGCATCAAGACCAATCTACTGTTTTTCAGCAAGGGTGCGCCGACGCAGCACATCTGGTTCTATGAGCATCCGTATCCGGCAGGCGTGAAGAGCTACAACAAAACCAAACCGATGAAAATCGAGGAATTTGATGTTGAGGCGGCATGGTGGGGTGTGGAATCCGATGGTTTTGCGCATCGCGTCGAAAATGAACAGGCGTGGAAAGTCAGTCTGGACGATATCAAGGCACGCAATTACAACCTAGATTGCAAGAACCCGCATGTGGGCGAGCAGGAAATTCACGATCCTGATGTGTTGCTGGCGCAGTACGCCGCCATGCAGTCTGACATCGCCGCATTGCGTAACCAGTTGAAAACCATACTGGGAGAGGCGCTGAATCGCGAGGTGCAGGCATGA
- a CDS encoding AAA family ATPase yields the protein MSDSSSFDPYAGNILTQGLGPILSRQQALAKLTYLPPFPPRNISNVPKHIRMHLLMTLRDFHIPSMEGGRLVETIDLMIRPSYRYRDPKSAQTWGMIGGEPLLHKTPRAPAAAAAVVGHSGSGKTEAILRGLNLYPQQVITHNTFPHFVGKHQQVVWQSIDVPASGRASDLAANLMIAWDETIAKHFPPGTPPRFEAALAKERREGSKMLDEWQQVASSHFLGLLHLDEVQNFFRLQSLEKRKKRTNETGGLELSIIEDLCLKRILTLTNTCQMAVLLSGTPDGIGALNKRLSNTERVVSSGYHPFPIFENAESTSFYKVFLVPLGNYQFVQKRLEVNSEFAALIIELTGGVPRIIIALWIAAHRIAFEREEDDLRTDDFIRAAATYLAPIAPAIAALRSKDPKRMSRYEDLIALDDGFFETFWSTVGSL from the coding sequence ATGTCTGATTCAAGTTCATTTGATCCCTACGCGGGTAATATTCTGACGCAAGGCTTGGGTCCTATTTTGTCCCGGCAACAAGCCTTAGCCAAGCTGACGTATTTACCACCATTCCCCCCTCGCAATATCAGTAATGTGCCGAAGCACATCAGGATGCATCTACTGATGACCTTGCGTGATTTTCATATACCCTCTATGGAGGGTGGACGACTCGTAGAAACCATTGATTTGATGATCCGACCGAGTTACCGCTACCGCGATCCAAAATCTGCTCAAACTTGGGGAATGATAGGCGGAGAACCTCTGCTTCACAAAACCCCCAGAGCACCAGCGGCAGCAGCAGCTGTCGTGGGGCATTCTGGATCAGGCAAAACTGAAGCCATATTACGAGGATTAAACCTCTACCCTCAACAGGTCATAACCCACAACACATTCCCACATTTCGTCGGCAAACATCAGCAAGTTGTGTGGCAATCTATTGATGTTCCCGCCAGTGGTCGTGCGTCAGATCTGGCTGCAAACTTAATGATTGCTTGGGATGAGACGATAGCCAAACATTTCCCTCCTGGTACCCCTCCGCGATTTGAAGCGGCTCTTGCCAAGGAACGGCGCGAAGGATCAAAAATGCTGGATGAGTGGCAACAAGTCGCAAGCAGCCATTTTTTAGGACTGCTTCATTTGGATGAAGTACAAAATTTCTTCCGCTTGCAAAGCCTCGAGAAACGAAAAAAACGAACCAATGAAACAGGAGGATTGGAATTAAGCATCATTGAGGACCTGTGCCTCAAGAGGATTCTAACACTGACCAATACCTGCCAGATGGCTGTGCTGCTCTCGGGCACTCCAGATGGAATCGGGGCATTAAACAAGCGGCTAAGCAATACTGAACGCGTTGTATCCTCGGGTTATCATCCGTTTCCTATTTTTGAAAATGCAGAAAGTACGTCGTTCTACAAGGTATTTTTGGTGCCACTCGGCAATTATCAATTCGTGCAAAAGCGTCTGGAAGTAAACTCCGAATTTGCCGCACTGATCATCGAGCTTACTGGAGGCGTTCCACGAATCATCATCGCGCTGTGGATTGCCGCCCATCGAATCGCGTTTGAAAGAGAGGAGGACGACTTAAGGACTGACGACTTCATTCGCGCAGCAGCCACTTATTTGGCTCCCATTGCCCCTGCCATTGCAGCACTGCGCAGTAAGGATCCAAAGCGTATGTCCAGATATGAGGATCTCATTGCGCTTGATGATGGCTTTTTTGAAACATTTTGGTCTACGGTTGGATCTCTCTGA
- the hsdR gene encoding EcoAI/FtnUII family type I restriction enzme subunit R produces MTDKKSLSERDICTKYITPAVIQAGWDLFTQIREEVSFTKGRIIVRGKLHTRGELKRADYILYYKSNIPLAVIEAKDNSHGVGSGMQQALNYAETLAVPFVFSSNGNGFLFHDRTGLADQTERELRLDEFPSPAELWQRYCLWKGIATEQALKTVEMPYYDDGLGRAPRYYQANAINNTIEAVAREQQRILLVMATGTGKTYTAFQIIWRLWKSGTKKRILFLADRNILVDQTKNNDFKPLGAAMTKISKREIDKSYEIYLSLYQAVTGSEEDQNIYKQFSPDFFDLIVIDECHRGSASEDSAWRVILDYFSSATHIGLTATPKETRDVSSIYYFGEPVFSYTLKQGIDDGFLAPYKVVRIDIDKDLQGWRPNKGQADKNGLMIEDRIYNQIDMDRTLVLEKRTELVARKITEYLTATDPYAKTIVFCDDIDHAERMRQALVNLNPERVKESRKYVMRITGDEIEGKAELDNFINPEERYPVIATTSKLMTTGVDAQTCKLVVLDQHIKSMTEFKQMIGRGTRINEDYDKYWFTIMDFKKATELFADEAFDGPPIVIYEPEPDQPPVPPEEPPAGDDSEAGAPNDTGGGTITEPGTGRVKYVIGDVTVYVLSERVQYLSADGKLITESLKDYTRSTVRRDYSSLNDFLLSWNKADRKAAILKELEEHGLLLEPLADEVGKDFDAFDLICHVAFDQPPLTRRERAEQVKKRNYFTKYGEQARRVLETLLEKYADTGIQNIEDIKILTLDPFKNMGTASELVSAFGGKPAYMAALHELEEHLYA; encoded by the coding sequence ATGACTGACAAAAAAAGCCTCTCCGAACGCGACATCTGCACTAAATACATAACCCCCGCTGTCATTCAGGCCGGTTGGGATTTGTTCACTCAGATTCGTGAGGAAGTCAGTTTTACCAAGGGGCGCATCATCGTGCGCGGCAAGTTGCATACACGGGGCGAACTCAAGCGCGCCGACTACATCCTTTACTACAAATCCAATATTCCGCTGGCCGTCATCGAGGCGAAGGACAACAGCCACGGCGTTGGCTCCGGCATGCAGCAGGCGCTGAACTATGCCGAGACGCTGGCCGTGCCATTCGTGTTCAGTTCCAACGGTAATGGTTTTTTGTTTCACGATCGCACAGGATTGGCGGATCAAACCGAGCGCGAATTAAGGCTGGACGAGTTCCCATCTCCCGCCGAGCTGTGGCAACGCTATTGCTTATGGAAGGGCATTGCGACCGAGCAGGCGCTCAAAACGGTTGAAATGCCGTATTACGATGATGGTTTGGGTCGTGCGCCGCGCTACTATCAGGCGAATGCCATTAACAACACGATCGAAGCTGTGGCCCGTGAGCAGCAACGCATTCTGCTGGTCATGGCGACCGGTACCGGCAAAACCTATACCGCGTTTCAGATCATTTGGCGACTGTGGAAGTCGGGTACCAAGAAACGCATCCTGTTTTTGGCCGACCGCAACATTCTGGTCGATCAGACCAAGAACAATGACTTCAAGCCGCTTGGCGCGGCGATGACCAAGATCAGCAAACGTGAGATCGACAAGAGCTACGAGATTTATCTGTCCTTGTATCAGGCGGTCACCGGCAGCGAAGAAGATCAGAATATCTACAAGCAGTTCTCGCCGGACTTCTTCGATCTGATCGTAATCGACGAGTGCCATCGCGGCAGCGCATCCGAGGACTCTGCCTGGCGCGTGATTCTCGACTATTTTTCCTCTGCTACCCACATCGGACTGACCGCTACGCCTAAGGAAACTCGTGATGTTTCCAGTATTTATTACTTCGGCGAACCGGTTTTCAGCTACACGCTGAAGCAAGGTATCGACGACGGATTTCTGGCGCCCTATAAAGTGGTGCGTATCGACATCGACAAGGATCTGCAAGGCTGGCGTCCGAATAAAGGTCAGGCCGACAAGAACGGCCTGATGATTGAAGACCGGATTTATAACCAGATCGACATGGATCGCACGCTGGTGCTGGAAAAGCGTACCGAATTGGTCGCCCGTAAAATCACCGAGTATCTGACGGCGACCGACCCCTATGCCAAGACCATCGTGTTCTGTGATGACATCGATCACGCCGAACGCATGCGTCAGGCGCTGGTCAATCTCAATCCTGAACGGGTGAAGGAAAGCCGCAAATATGTGATGCGCATTACCGGCGATGAGATCGAGGGCAAGGCTGAGCTGGATAACTTTATCAATCCGGAAGAACGCTATCCGGTGATCGCCACGACATCCAAGCTGATGACGACCGGTGTCGATGCGCAAACTTGCAAGCTGGTGGTACTGGATCAGCATATCAAGTCGATGACCGAATTCAAGCAGATGATCGGTCGCGGCACCCGCATCAACGAGGACTACGACAAATACTGGTTCACCATCATGGATTTCAAGAAGGCGACCGAACTGTTCGCCGACGAGGCGTTCGATGGCCCGCCGATTGTGATTTATGAACCGGAACCGGATCAGCCGCCCGTACCACCCGAAGAACCACCAGCTGGGGATGATAGCGAAGCTGGTGCGCCGAATGATACGGGTGGAGGCACGATCACCGAGCCGGGTACTGGCCGCGTGAAATATGTAATCGGCGACGTCACGGTGTATGTGTTGTCTGAACGCGTGCAATATCTCAGTGCCGATGGCAAGCTGATTACCGAATCGCTCAAGGATTACACCCGCAGCACTGTGCGCCGCGATTATTCGTCGCTGAATGATTTTCTGTTGAGCTGGAACAAAGCAGACCGCAAAGCCGCGATTCTGAAAGAGCTGGAAGAACACGGCCTGCTTCTGGAGCCGCTGGCGGATGAGGTCGGCAAGGATTTCGATGCCTTCGATCTGATCTGTCACGTCGCTTTCGACCAGCCGCCATTGACGCGCCGTGAACGCGCAGAACAAGTCAAGAAACGCAATTACTTTACCAAATACGGCGAGCAGGCACGCCGCGTTCTGGAAACCCTGCTGGAAAAATATGCTGATACCGGCATACAAAATATCGAAGACATCAAAATCCTCACGCTCGACCCGTTCAAAAATATGGGTACAGCCAGTGAGCTGGTGTCAGCCTTTGGTGGCAAACCCGCCTATATGGCAGCCCTTCATGAGCTGGAAGAACATCTCTACGCCTGA
- a CDS encoding transposase has protein sequence MDLMHNAVFKILAGENAGLYRVVLDEIQRGQTIIVRLDPSLAENQARRGRKALTSTKNTRKKPPAPLVGRLICADRAELQELDEKKLLVHIQVEIESFLLSPTDEEQFKRRCEIMKAFLDFDNLREQILICKDISGLVNEAVTNSGVSKPLVYKLFSALCRFGFHESSLRPRRDRCGAKGIARPCDPGGRQKAGAKTTKQRVARAYGEIIPPQQPGLSAEWRSLIMTADRKIATPKPNMPARINLIIASSFVKKYRQDGNKFVAIDPKLGEYPNNRQIRRVLETEVSKLQRLLEKTTKGHFARSKRGLAGKNWQGVAGPGHTWAIDSTIGDMYLRSSVNRAWIIGRPIVYIIVDVWSTAIVGFYVCLTGPSWDTAKVSLFCSAAPPELLGELWGYQPMMSLSPSPTMCAVLMCDRGEYLSKRASITGAKLIPCLSYAPPYRPDLKGLVEVLHRIEKDRQFLFVPGAIDMRRKEFDLRKFNPNEAVLTVRDYTQYLYTIFSEYNLTADRTHRVDAHMKAAGVFPSPAGLWRWGHEMGIGVRRDIPLSELITNLLPSEQARVTRSGVMFAGRQYGSDVVDEQQWTGYARNFGGWDIGTNHFPGSVSKIWVPNPTANGLLDLNISDYSTASPELTFDEVADAFMYGKISNAEVQHAKTLYALQSLRKVEEIVTSAKILTDEALARYSGAKPTMTESRTFETSTTQHTPTSAPASEAESASNSNNDEANAAYMEMMSSVFSAMNGMEDPNV, from the coding sequence ATGGATCTGATGCATAACGCCGTCTTCAAAATTTTGGCTGGCGAGAATGCCGGTTTATATCGCGTTGTGCTGGATGAAATTCAGCGCGGGCAGACGATCATCGTTCGACTTGACCCTTCACTTGCTGAAAATCAAGCTCGCCGCGGTCGCAAAGCACTCACCTCAACGAAAAACACACGCAAAAAACCACCAGCACCCCTGGTCGGTAGATTGATTTGCGCGGATCGCGCTGAGCTTCAAGAGTTGGATGAAAAGAAATTACTTGTGCACATTCAGGTTGAGATCGAATCATTTTTGCTTTCACCAACTGATGAGGAACAATTTAAGAGGCGATGCGAAATCATGAAAGCGTTTCTTGATTTTGATAATCTGCGTGAACAAATTCTCATCTGCAAAGATATAAGTGGCCTCGTTAATGAAGCTGTCACCAATTCTGGTGTCAGCAAACCGCTTGTTTATAAATTATTTTCTGCGCTTTGCAGGTTTGGATTCCACGAGTCTAGCCTCCGCCCACGTCGAGATCGATGTGGCGCCAAAGGTATTGCCAGACCATGCGATCCGGGTGGCCGCCAAAAAGCAGGTGCCAAGACCACCAAGCAGCGTGTTGCCAGAGCATACGGCGAAATTATTCCACCTCAACAGCCGGGCCTGAGCGCCGAGTGGCGGAGCCTAATTATGACTGCCGACAGGAAAATCGCAACGCCAAAACCCAACATGCCGGCGCGAATTAATCTCATTATTGCTAGCTCATTTGTCAAAAAATACAGGCAGGATGGCAACAAATTCGTTGCGATTGATCCCAAACTTGGTGAGTATCCAAATAATCGCCAAATTCGTCGTGTCTTAGAAACAGAAGTTTCAAAACTGCAACGACTGCTGGAAAAAACAACAAAAGGCCACTTCGCGCGCAGCAAGAGAGGACTCGCGGGTAAAAATTGGCAGGGCGTGGCGGGGCCGGGGCACACGTGGGCTATTGATTCAACGATAGGTGATATGTATCTGCGTTCGTCGGTAAACCGCGCCTGGATCATTGGTCGCCCTATTGTGTACATTATTGTTGATGTATGGTCGACAGCGATAGTCGGTTTTTACGTATGTTTGACCGGCCCTAGCTGGGATACTGCCAAGGTCAGTCTGTTTTGCTCTGCGGCTCCACCCGAACTTCTCGGTGAGCTCTGGGGGTATCAACCAATGATGTCACTCAGCCCTTCACCAACGATGTGTGCCGTGCTCATGTGCGACAGAGGCGAATATTTATCTAAGAGAGCCAGCATCACAGGGGCAAAGCTGATTCCTTGCCTCAGCTATGCCCCTCCCTATCGTCCCGACCTAAAGGGGCTAGTTGAAGTATTGCACCGCATAGAAAAAGATCGTCAATTCTTGTTTGTACCAGGGGCAATCGATATGCGCCGCAAGGAATTTGATCTGCGGAAGTTCAACCCCAATGAGGCGGTACTCACCGTCCGTGATTACACACAATATCTCTATACCATTTTTTCCGAATATAACCTGACAGCGGATCGAACTCACCGAGTGGATGCTCACATGAAAGCGGCAGGCGTTTTCCCAAGCCCTGCAGGCCTATGGCGCTGGGGGCATGAGATGGGAATCGGCGTACGTCGCGACATACCGCTGTCGGAACTCATCACAAACTTACTTCCCTCTGAACAGGCCCGTGTGACGCGTAGCGGTGTGATGTTCGCCGGCAGACAATATGGCTCAGACGTTGTCGACGAACAACAGTGGACGGGCTATGCCAGAAATTTTGGTGGCTGGGATATTGGCACTAATCACTTCCCGGGATCTGTTTCTAAAATATGGGTGCCTAATCCGACCGCCAATGGCCTGCTAGATCTCAATATTTCAGACTACTCAACGGCATCGCCGGAATTAACTTTTGACGAGGTCGCCGATGCATTTATGTACGGTAAGATAAGCAATGCAGAAGTGCAACACGCCAAAACACTTTATGCCTTACAGTCGTTACGCAAGGTCGAGGAAATCGTTACAAGTGCAAAAATTCTAACGGACGAGGCGCTTGCGCGCTACAGCGGTGCCAAACCGACCATGACTGAATCTCGTACCTTTGAAACCTCCACCACTCAACACACGCCAACATCGGCGCCTGCGTCTGAGGCCGAATCAGCATCGAACTCCAACAACGATGAGGCGAATGCAGCCTATATGGAGATGATGAGCTCCGTTTTTTCTGCGATGAACGGCATGGAGGATCCAAATGTCTGA
- a CDS encoding restriction endonuclease subunit S, translating to MSAIQQLLTDHIDIWTAAETEKKSGRGRASGNAGSVYGIKKLRELILELAVRGKLVPQDVNDEPASELLKRIQAEKAKLIAEGNIKKDKPLAAITEDEKPFELPKGWEWVRFADLVNVLNGRAYKKEELIDAGTPVLRVGNLFTSEHWYYSDLILEEDKYCNKGDLLFAWSASFGPFIWDGDKAIYHYHIWKLDLYGGDLLYKRYLYTFLLEQTQKIKAAGHGVMMIHMTKEKMEKIVVYLPPLAEQHRIAAKVDELMALCDQLENQHSNAADAHEKLVSHLLGTLTQSQSAEDFSANWQRIAAYFDTLFTTDASIDALKQTLLQLAVMGKLVPQDVNEEPASELLKRIHAEKVKLIAEGKMKKDKPLPPITDDEKPFELPNTWQWVKLQEVFDVRDGTHDTPKYCDIGFPLITSKNISTGILDFSDIKYISEADHLKIKDRSAVKRGDILFAMIGSIGNPVIVNIDTDFSIKNMALFKPYSNNICDMNYLLKYLLIAAVAMREQSTGAVQSFVSLGIIRNYLYAMPPLAEQHRIIAKVDELMGLCDQLKSRITDASRLQQKLADVLVEQAVA from the coding sequence ATGAGTGCCATTCAGCAACTGTTGACCGATCATATCGATATCTGGACGGCAGCGGAGACTGAGAAGAAATCGGGTCGTGGTCGTGCGTCCGGCAATGCGGGCAGCGTGTATGGCATCAAGAAACTGCGTGAGCTGATTCTGGAACTGGCGGTACGCGGCAAGTTGGTGCCGCAGGATGTGAATGACGAACCCGCCAGCGAACTGCTCAAACGCATACAGGCGGAAAAGGCGAAGCTGATTGCCGAAGGTAATATTAAGAAAGATAAACCGCTGGCGGCGATAACTGAAGATGAAAAGCCGTTTGAGCTGCCTAAGGGGTGGGAGTGGGTTCGATTCGCTGACCTTGTTAATGTGCTGAATGGGCGAGCATATAAAAAAGAAGAGTTGATTGACGCAGGAACCCCAGTACTTCGGGTCGGTAATTTATTTACTTCTGAGCATTGGTATTACTCAGATCTTATTTTGGAAGAGGATAAATACTGTAATAAGGGTGACTTATTGTTTGCATGGTCAGCATCGTTTGGGCCGTTTATTTGGGATGGTGACAAGGCGATATATCACTATCACATATGGAAGCTTGATTTGTACGGTGGCGATCTTCTTTACAAGCGTTATCTTTATACTTTTCTACTTGAGCAGACACAGAAAATAAAGGCAGCTGGTCATGGTGTGATGATGATACACATGACCAAAGAAAAGATGGAAAAGATTGTTGTGTATTTGCCGCCTCTGGCCGAGCAGCACCGAATCGCCGCGAAAGTTGATGAGTTGATGGCGCTGTGCGACCAGTTGGAAAATCAGCACAGCAACGCCGCCGACGCGCACGAAAAACTGGTGAGCCACCTGCTCGGCACGCTCACACAGTCGCAAAGCGCAGAAGACTTTAGCGCCAACTGGCAGCGCATCGCTGCGTATTTCGATACGCTGTTCACAACGGACGCCAGCATCGACGCGCTCAAGCAAACCCTGCTGCAATTGGCTGTGATGGGCAAACTCGTCCCGCAAGATGTAAACGAAGAACCCGCCAGCGAACTGCTCAAACGCATTCATGCTGAAAAGGTCAAGCTGATTGCCGAAGGTAAGATGAAGAAAGACAAGCCTTTGCCGCCGATTACGGATGATGAAAAACCGTTCGAGCTGCCAAATACGTGGCAGTGGGTAAAGCTGCAAGAGGTTTTCGATGTTAGAGATGGGACGCACGATACTCCAAAATATTGTGATATTGGTTTCCCGCTTATAACAAGTAAAAACATTTCAACTGGAATTCTCGACTTCTCTGATATTAAATATATTTCTGAAGCGGATCATTTGAAAATAAAAGATAGGTCAGCTGTTAAGAGAGGCGATATTTTATTTGCAATGATTGGGAGCATAGGTAACCCCGTTATTGTAAATATCGATACTGATTTTAGTATTAAGAACATGGCGTTGTTTAAGCCATATTCAAACAATATCTGTGATATGAATTACCTGCTGAAATATTTACTTATTGCAGCGGTTGCTATGCGCGAGCAATCTACAGGTGCTGTGCAGTCTTTTGTATCACTAGGAATAATACGTAATTACTTGTACGCAATGCCGCCATTAGCCGAGCAGCACCGCATTATCGCCAAGGTCGATGAGTTGATGGGGTTGTGCGATCAATTGAAATCCCGCATCACGGATGCCAGCCGATTGCAGCAGAAGCTGGCTGATGTGCTGGTCGAGCAAGCTGTGGCGTGA